In Deinococcus sedimenti, a single genomic region encodes these proteins:
- a CDS encoding ATP-binding protein, whose translation MTRRRPNLQGRLVRLHLIVLCAMTALLVGVQTAQLYGEARERLGERALTASRIVAKLPVVVQGTTRGTQNAGLNAQVNLLREEAGADFIVVGNARGIRLAHPVPERLGKPMEGGDNEQPLAGQEVVSVARGSLGLSVRGKVPVWAGGVPGTRVVGVVSTGYLMPQVWHLVGSALISLLPWFVLALGLGTVGAVWAARRLRAEILNLEPEQIAALARQQRAVLAALREGVLAVDAGGLVTLSSDRAVTLLGGQSAPAPLATLWPELALLTGGHPVARAQNLEITLRGQPVLVNLEPLEGGGFVAGFRDRAEALALAEELTHARGFVDVLRAQTHEYQNRLHVLSGLLQLDRSEEALRVLNAEIHADAQFRQLLRDVQVPRLVALLAGKRERAQELGIDFQITEGSHLGPHWERHADTLVSAVGNLTENAFEALAGQPGLVTVTVGEDPDGMQVEVEDSGPGIAETLRDTLFNRGASSKGEGRGYGLHGVHARVQGLGGTLRHTRRGPLTVFQLSLPQPLPHRPTDPSEVTA comes from the coding sequence ATGACCCGACGCCGCCCCAACCTTCAGGGCCGACTGGTGCGCCTGCACCTGATCGTCCTGTGCGCCATGACCGCCCTGCTGGTCGGCGTGCAGACCGCGCAGCTGTACGGCGAGGCCCGCGAACGCCTGGGTGAACGCGCCCTGACCGCCAGCCGCATCGTGGCGAAACTGCCCGTGGTGGTGCAGGGCACCACGCGCGGCACGCAGAACGCTGGCTTGAACGCCCAGGTGAACCTGCTGCGCGAGGAGGCCGGGGCGGACTTCATCGTGGTGGGGAACGCGCGGGGCATCCGGCTGGCGCACCCCGTCCCCGAACGGCTCGGCAAACCCATGGAGGGCGGCGACAACGAGCAGCCGCTGGCGGGGCAGGAGGTCGTGTCGGTGGCGCGCGGCAGCCTGGGCCTGAGCGTGCGCGGCAAGGTCCCCGTCTGGGCGGGCGGCGTGCCCGGCACGCGCGTGGTGGGCGTGGTCAGCACCGGGTACCTCATGCCGCAGGTGTGGCATCTGGTGGGCAGCGCGCTGATCAGCCTGCTGCCGTGGTTCGTGCTGGCGCTGGGGCTGGGCACCGTCGGCGCGGTGTGGGCCGCGCGGCGCCTGCGGGCCGAGATCCTGAACCTGGAACCCGAGCAGATCGCCGCGCTGGCCCGCCAGCAGCGCGCCGTGCTGGCCGCGCTGCGCGAGGGCGTGCTGGCGGTGGATGCGGGTGGGCTCGTCACGCTCAGCAGCGACCGCGCCGTGACCCTGCTGGGCGGCCAGAGCGCCCCCGCCCCACTGGCGACCCTCTGGCCGGAACTGGCCCTCCTGACCGGCGGCCACCCGGTCGCCCGCGCGCAGAACCTGGAGATCACGCTGCGCGGCCAGCCGGTCCTCGTGAACCTCGAACCGCTGGAGGGCGGTGGGTTCGTCGCGGGCTTCCGCGACCGCGCCGAGGCGCTGGCCCTGGCCGAGGAACTCACGCACGCGCGCGGCTTCGTGGACGTCCTGCGCGCCCAGACGCACGAGTACCAGAACCGCCTGCACGTCCTGTCCGGCCTGCTGCAACTGGACCGCTCCGAGGAGGCCCTGCGCGTCCTGAACGCCGAGATTCACGCCGACGCGCAGTTCCGCCAGCTGCTGCGCGACGTGCAGGTGCCCCGGCTGGTCGCGCTGCTCGCCGGGAAACGCGAACGCGCCCAGGAACTCGGCATCGACTTCCAGATCACCGAGGGCAGCCACCTGGGGCCGCACTGGGAACGCCACGCCGACACGCTGGTCAGCGCCGTCGGCAACCTCACCGAGAACGCCTTCGAGGCCCTCGCCGGTCAGCCCGGCCTGGTCACCGTGACGGTCGGGGAGGACCCGGACGGCATGCAGGTCGAGGTGGAGGACAGCGGCCCCGGCATCGCCGAGACCCTGCGCGACACCCTCTTCAACCGGGGGGCGAGCAGCAAGGGCGAGGGCCGCGGGTACGGCCTGCACGGCGTCCACGCGCGCGTGCAGGGCCTGGGCGGCACCCTGCGTCACACCCGGCGCGGCCCCCTGACCGTCTTCCAGTTGAGCCTCCCGCAGCCCCTCCC